In Alkalihalobacillus sp. TS-13, the following are encoded in one genomic region:
- a CDS encoding cold-shock protein, translating into MNTGTVKWFNAEKGFGFIEISEGNDVFVHFSAIEGDGFKTLEEGQNVSFEIVEGNRGPQASNVQKV; encoded by the coding sequence ATGAATACTGGTACAGTAAAATGGTTTAATGCAGAAAAAGGTTTTGGTTTCATCGAAATTTCAGAAGGTAACGACGTATTTGTTCACTTTTCTGCAATCGAAGGTGACGGGTTCAAAACATTAGAAGAAGGTCAAAACGTTTCTTTCGAAATCGTCGAAGGCAACCGTGGACCGCAAGCTTCTAACGTACAAAAAGTCTAA